Proteins encoded within one genomic window of Saccharomyces mikatae IFO 1815 strain IFO1815 genome assembly, chromosome: 15:
- the ARP8 gene encoding Arp8p (similar to Saccharomyces cerevisiae ARP8 (YOR141C); ancestral locus Anc_5.477), whose amino-acid sequence MSQEEAESSIVYEEPIDIPLDDDDDGDEMEEEENNVPLSSQADQEVEDNDSDDSVNNEIGSETPRSVTGLSADPRDVAEEEEEEDEEGEEEEEDEEEEDNDDENENELEDSRDKRAQPTAQTSKRYKKYPKLDPAKAPPGKKVPLHLLEKRRLGRIKAAEEFAKTLKKIGIEKVEATTLPATGLFQPLMLINQKNYSSDYLKKDDQIFALRDRKFLRNNNTTQVSSTNTPDVIDLKNLPHSEANTASLNEEIDLNDSTATIVIHPGSNSVKIGFPKDEHPVLVPNCVAVPKKWLNLESSENDEIFSLQREQSEKFHSIKSDMEKNFRERMRYYKRKVPGNAHEQVISFNENSKPEIISEKNDPSPIKWIFDDSKLYYGSDALRCVDEKFIIRKPFKGGSFNINSPYYKSLAELISDVTKLLEYALKSETLNVKPAKFNQYKVVLVIPDIFKKSHIETFIRVLLTELQFQAVAIIQESLATCYGAGISTSTCVVNIGASETRIACVDEGTVLEHSAITLDYGGDDITRLFGLFLLQSDFPLQDWKINSEHGWLLAEQLKKNFTTFQDADVAVQLYNFINRSPNQPTEKYEFKLFDEVMLAPLALFFPQIFKLIRTSSDKNSSLEFQLPESRDLFTNELNDWNSLSQFESKEGNLYCNLDDDLEILKKILQAHNMIDQLQDKPENYGNISKENFAPLEKAIIQSIANASITADVTRMNSFYSNILIVGGSSKIPALDFILTDRINIWRPSLLSSASFPQFYKKLTKEIKDLESHFVNAPDKTEEENKLVLQRQIKEKVVEELDEQHQNIENQNGNEHVFPISIIPPPRDMNPALIIWKGASVLAQIKLVEELFITNNDWDVHGSRILQYKCIFTY is encoded by the coding sequence ATGTCGCAAGAAGAAGCTGAGTCTAGTATCGTTTATGAGGAACCAATTGATATTCCGttagatgatgatgacgatggagatgaaatggaagaagaagaaaacaacgTACCATTGAGCAGTCAGGCTGATCAAGAAGttgaagataatgattCAGACGATAGTgtcaataatgaaattggATCGGAGACTCCCAGAAGTGTTACAGGTCTTTCTGCTGACCCAAGAGACGTcgcagaagaagaagaagaagaggatgaagagggagaagaagaagaggaagatgaagaagaagaggacaatgatgacgaaaatgaaaatgaattgGAAGATTCTAGGGATAAGAGGGCACAACCTACTGCTCAAACTAGTAAACGGTATAAGAAATATCCAAAGTTAGATCCTGCAAAAGCACCTCCTGGAAAGAAAGTCCCTCTACATCTTttagagaaaagaagacTCGGCCGTATTAAGGCTGCTGAAGAATTTGCCAAGacgttgaagaaaattggaattgaaaaagtggAGGCAACCACTTTACCTGCCACTGGTTTGTTTCAACCTTTAATGTTAATTAACCAGAAAAACTATTCATCAGATTATCTGAAAAAAGACGATCAAATATTTGCCCTTAGAGATAGAAAATTCTTgagaaataataatactacTCAAGTATCGAGTACCAATACACCAGATGTtatagatttgaaaaacttgcCTCACTCAGAAGCTAATACAGCATCActtaatgaagaaatagaCTTAAACGATTCAACTGCCACCATTGTGATACACCCAGGCTCTAATTCTGTGAAGATTGGATTTCCCAAAGATGAACATCCTGTACTAGTTCCAAATTGTGTAGCAGTACCCAAAAAATGGTTGAATCTTGAAAGCAGTGAGAATGATgagattttttcattgcaAAGAGAGCAATCGGAAAAGTTTCACAGCATAAAGTCAGAtatggaaaagaatttcagaGAACGTATGAGGTattacaaaagaaaagtgcCAGGGAATGCTCATGAACaagtaatttcttttaatgaAAACTCCAAACCTGAGATCatttcagaaaaaaatgatccATCTCCCATAAAATGGATCTTTGATGACTCGAAACTATACTATGGTTCAGATGCATTGAGATGCGTCGAcgaaaaattcatcattaGAAAACCCTTTAAAGGAGGCTCTTTTAACATCAACTCACCATATTATAAATCATTGGCGGAGTTAATCTCGGATGTCACTAAACTTTTGGAATATGCTCTCAAGTCAGAGACTTTAAACGTCAAGCCTGCCAAATTCAATCAGTACAAAGTTGTTTTGGTGATACCAgatatattcaaaaaaagtcaTATAGAGACTTTCATAAGAGTTCTTCTCACTGAGTTGCAGTTTCAAGCAGTCGCTATTATTCAAGAATCATTAGCAACCTGCTATGGTGCTGGGATCAGTACTTCCACATGCGTAGTGAATATAGGTGCTTCTGAGACCAGGATTGCTTGTGTTGATGAGGGAACAGTTTTGGAACACAGTGCCATCACTCTAGATTACGGCGGAGATGACATTACGAGACTATTTGGcttatttttattacaaAGTGACTTTCCTTTACAAGATTGGAAGATCAATTCTGAACATGGCTGGCTTTTGGCTGaacagttgaaaaaaaacttcacTACTTTTCAAGATGCCGATGTAGCCGTTCAGCTATACAACTTCATTAACCGTTCGCCCAATCAACCTACTGAAAAATACGAATTTAAATTGTTCGATGAGGTTATGCTAGCACCATTGGCTCTATTTTTCCCACAAATTTTTAAGTTAATACGAACTTCCTCTGACAAAAATTCAAGCCTAGAATTTCAACTACCTGAATCACGTGATCTCTTTACAAATGAATTGAATGATTGGAACTCTTTGTCACAGTTTGAAAGTAAAGAAGGAAATCTGTATTGTAATCTGGATGATGATCTCGagatcttgaaaaaaatactacaGGCTCATAACATGATCGATCAACTTCAAGATAAACCTGAAAATTATGGTAATATCTCAAAGGAGAACTTTGCACCCTTAGAAAAGGCTATCATCCAAAGTATAGCAAATGCATCCATAACTGCAGACGTGACAAGAATGAATTCGTTTTATTCAAACATCCTCATTGTAGGTGGTAGTTCTAAGATACCAGCTTtagattttattttaacGGATAGAATTAATATCTGGAGGCCCTCTTTGTTAAGCTCGGCTTCTTTCCCACAATTCtacaaaaaattaactAAGGAAATCAAGGATTTAGAAAGCCATTTTGTTAATGCCCCTGACAAGACGgaagaagagaacaaaCTGGTTTTGCAAAGGCAAATTAAGGAAAAGGTTGTAGAAGAGCTGGATGAGCAGCATCAGAATATTGAGAACCAAAATGGTAACGAACACGTTTTCCCAATAAGTATAATTCCGCCCCCACGTGATATGAATCCTGCTTTAATAATATGGAAGGGTGCTAGCGTTTTAGCTCAAATCAAACTTGTTGAAGAACTGTTTATTACCAATAACGATTGGGATGTTCATGGGAGCAGAATCTTACAATATAAATGTATTTTCACGTATTAA